A single genomic interval of Caldisericia bacterium harbors:
- a CDS encoding prepilin peptidase, whose translation MIFNLVFNFILGLVIGSFLNVLIYRIPRKIGVTSGRSFCPNCGHKLTLFDLIPIFSFIFLRGRCRYCNEKISVVYPIIEILTGLVFLFSFLFFGYSIYYLKFVIFSSVLIVISIIDLQTMEIPDEPFLFGMFFGFIFFIIEKNYFNTLLGLIIPPAIFFLIIILSKGGMGGGDFKLSFLFGLYLGFPKIIPWFFLSFIIGFFPAIYMLITKKGTRKTPLPFGPFMSLSGIITFLFGNEIIRFYNYLML comes from the coding sequence GTGATATTTAATCTTGTCTTCAACTTTATTTTGGGGTTAGTAATTGGAAGTTTTTTAAATGTTTTGATATATAGAATACCAAGGAAAATTGGGGTTACAAGTGGAAGAAGTTTTTGTCCAAATTGCGGTCATAAGCTTACCCTTTTTGATTTAATACCAATTTTTTCTTTTATATTTTTAAGAGGAAGATGTAGATATTGTAATGAAAAAATCTCAGTGGTTTATCCTATAATAGAAATATTAACTGGTCTTGTTTTTTTATTTTCCTTTCTTTTTTTTGGTTATTCTATTTATTATTTAAAATTTGTTATTTTCTCATCAGTTTTAATAGTTATTTCAATAATTGACCTTCAAACAATGGAAATTCCAGATGAACCATTTTTGTTTGGGATGTTCTTTGGATTTATTTTTTTTATTATTGAAAAAAACTATTTTAATACACTCTTGGGTTTAATAATACCACCAGCAATTTTCTTTTTAATAATAATTCTTTCAAAAGGAGGAATGGGTGGGGGTGATTTTAAATTATCTTTTCTTTTTGGACTGTATTTAGGGTTTCCTAAAATAATTCCTTGGTTTTTTCTCTCTTTTATTATTGGATTTTTCCCCGCAATATATATGCTAATAACAAAAAAGGGTACAAGAAAAACTCCTCTTCCTTTTGGACCATTCATGTCTCTTTCAGGAATAATTACATTTTTATTTGGAAATGAAATTATTAGATTTTACAATTATTTAATGTTATAA